From the Fibrobacter sp. UWB4 genome, one window contains:
- a CDS encoding GH116 family glycosyl hydrolase gives MSIKEYLAGAKMSGSVQKLMTPGLAVEFIQPWYTPLSTTPSTTGIAVGGIGSTFTATPAGTTPVMNVMPGVQVRTEKASDLRFNNFFFKEAVLSAKAALVIGNFAAFGIYNNNFPLLDESGARVFGDADMKDQKKAEAKLNKVLADKTFFETNKAAFERWHIQFSDRTQALIAEGKDSAAINRAVLIDFFDGMVGEKAAREGALTAAWTNDSEFLGQPGYDAAKMKYTALYPVSETVYEGKGVSITKTQSSYVTPGDERLSSLPVNATVFTLENNTKETREVTIVQIQDSITGYMAKKDRQGVQDSSFVLVPAARFPKGVQFDKELEDGRSVRGIEFYNEKALAESDFNGCMGVSVAWNKKDNLNVSVKPMFYQDDAKSVLKAALQSGRVANSWVKNVYSGRETIAGAIAVTAVLKPKQKVSFQFNMVLDFPEIKLNKLTSAKKYTAFYPEAYGRVVALLTEALAADKTFDDRLKAFENLVPKKPVAKLYKTAAKQAEFKSLAINTLSFLAEATVWDKEDRFLVRECADYPFFNSLDVYFYGSFSLLALMPRLDGVVMKRFGDAILAVNENRRRHHEFVNLPYADLPDPKLEGPRAVRGAVIHDLGSPFDAEPDAYDWHNVKEWKDLAPKYVLMVYRHYHKTKDMQCLADCKEAVYAAMEYLEKMVNPGENFPLTHGTDDTFDNLCSYGISVYCGSLWIAGLRAAAKIAELLGDNDQAAKWNEKSEAANKEFTESLWDENEGYFRFFITPMEMKDLNVEKYAELREAVKVSLELPEDPNAGVKAINEWLCAGEIPDGEDLSKNELRGLKKAWITAQCKEAYTKSWEAKIANDCDDVFADTMLADTYLRLLDLEPITDSAKAKSNLLRIFNTNYKANSPLIGAANLVHKDGSPLDEFNFQAHDVWIGIQYSIMTAMMFHGLEKEASVLADSMIGNLYDEARVPFAAPEGFNGSCRLHPEALVAKFGLSATAADKMHKELLKKGALLADSRISPKLPRNLAAFTKSFGAIAKSNKVDVNELFTLLHSTALKYTAGKYFRPGMVFALLYK, from the coding sequence ATGAGCATTAAAGAATATCTTGCCGGTGCAAAAATGTCCGGCTCCGTCCAGAAGCTGATGACCCCGGGTCTCGCTGTGGAATTCATTCAGCCGTGGTACACCCCGCTTTCTACAACTCCTTCCACCACGGGTATTGCCGTAGGCGGTATCGGTTCTACGTTTACCGCAACGCCTGCAGGCACGACTCCCGTGATGAACGTGATGCCGGGCGTCCAGGTTCGCACCGAAAAGGCATCTGACCTCCGCTTCAACAACTTCTTCTTCAAGGAAGCTGTCCTCAGCGCAAAGGCTGCGCTCGTGATCGGCAACTTCGCTGCATTCGGCATTTACAACAACAACTTCCCGCTCCTCGACGAGAGCGGCGCACGCGTTTTCGGCGACGCCGACATGAAGGACCAGAAGAAGGCCGAAGCGAAGCTCAACAAGGTTCTCGCCGACAAGACTTTCTTCGAAACGAACAAGGCCGCTTTTGAACGCTGGCACATCCAGTTCAGCGACCGCACCCAGGCTTTAATTGCCGAAGGCAAGGACTCTGCCGCCATCAACCGCGCCGTGCTCATCGACTTCTTCGACGGCATGGTTGGCGAAAAGGCCGCCCGCGAAGGCGCCCTCACCGCCGCTTGGACAAACGACAGCGAATTCCTCGGCCAGCCGGGTTATGACGCCGCCAAGATGAAGTACACCGCCCTCTATCCGGTCAGCGAAACCGTTTACGAAGGCAAGGGTGTTTCCATCACCAAGACGCAGTCCAGCTACGTGACTCCGGGCGACGAACGCCTCTCCAGCCTCCCAGTGAACGCTACCGTCTTTACGCTCGAAAACAACACCAAGGAAACCCGCGAAGTGACCATTGTCCAGATTCAGGACAGCATCACGGGCTACATGGCCAAGAAGGACCGCCAGGGCGTTCAGGACTCCAGCTTTGTTCTCGTTCCGGCCGCACGTTTCCCGAAGGGTGTGCAGTTCGATAAGGAGCTCGAAGATGGCCGCTCTGTTCGCGGTATCGAATTTTATAACGAAAAGGCCCTCGCCGAAAGCGACTTCAACGGTTGCATGGGCGTGAGCGTGGCTTGGAACAAGAAGGACAACCTCAACGTTTCCGTGAAGCCGATGTTCTATCAGGATGACGCCAAGTCCGTCTTGAAGGCAGCTCTCCAGAGCGGTCGCGTTGCAAACTCCTGGGTCAAGAATGTTTACAGCGGCCGTGAAACAATTGCCGGCGCCATCGCCGTTACCGCAGTCCTCAAGCCGAAGCAGAAGGTCTCCTTCCAGTTCAACATGGTGCTCGACTTCCCGGAAATCAAGCTGAACAAGCTCACTTCCGCCAAGAAGTACACCGCATTCTATCCGGAAGCATACGGCCGCGTGGTCGCTCTCCTTACGGAAGCTCTCGCCGCCGACAAGACTTTTGACGACCGCCTCAAGGCATTTGAAAACCTTGTTCCGAAGAAGCCGGTCGCCAAGCTCTACAAGACTGCCGCCAAGCAGGCTGAATTCAAGAGCCTCGCCATCAACACGCTCAGCTTCCTCGCCGAAGCCACCGTGTGGGACAAGGAAGACCGCTTCCTCGTTCGCGAATGTGCCGACTATCCGTTCTTCAACTCTCTCGACGTTTACTTCTACGGCAGCTTTAGCTTGCTCGCCCTCATGCCGCGTCTCGATGGCGTTGTGATGAAGCGCTTTGGCGATGCCATTCTCGCCGTAAACGAAAACCGCCGCCGTCACCACGAATTTGTGAACCTCCCCTACGCCGACCTCCCGGATCCGAAGCTTGAAGGCCCGCGCGCTGTGCGTGGCGCAGTGATTCACGACCTCGGTAGCCCCTTCGACGCCGAACCGGATGCCTACGACTGGCACAACGTTAAGGAATGGAAGGACCTCGCTCCGAAATACGTGCTCATGGTCTACCGTCACTACCACAAGACGAAGGACATGCAGTGCCTCGCCGATTGCAAGGAAGCCGTCTATGCCGCCATGGAATACCTCGAAAAGATGGTGAACCCGGGCGAAAACTTCCCGCTCACGCACGGTACGGACGATACGTTCGACAACCTCTGCAGCTACGGCATCTCTGTTTACTGCGGTTCCCTCTGGATTGCAGGCCTCCGCGCTGCAGCAAAGATCGCTGAACTCCTCGGCGATAACGATCAGGCTGCCAAGTGGAACGAAAAGTCCGAAGCCGCCAACAAGGAATTTACCGAATCCCTTTGGGACGAAAACGAAGGCTACTTCCGCTTCTTCATCACTCCGATGGAAATGAAGGACTTGAACGTCGAAAAGTACGCCGAACTCCGCGAAGCCGTGAAGGTATCGCTCGAACTCCCGGAAGATCCGAACGCTGGCGTGAAGGCCATCAACGAATGGCTCTGCGCAGGTGAAATCCCGGACGGCGAAGACCTCTCCAAGAACGAACTCCGCGGTCTCAAGAAGGCTTGGATTACGGCTCAGTGCAAGGAAGCCTACACCAAGAGCTGGGAAGCAAAGATTGCCAACGACTGCGACGACGTGTTCGCCGATACGATGCTTGCCGATACCTACCTCCGCTTGCTCGACCTCGAACCGATCACCGACAGCGCAAAGGCCAAGTCTAACTTGCTCAGAATTTTCAATACGAACTATAAGGCCAACAGCCCGCTCATCGGTGCTGCAAACCTTGTTCATAAGGACGGTTCTCCGCTCGACGAATTCAACTTCCAGGCTCACGACGTTTGGATTGGTATTCAGTACAGCATCATGACAGCCATGATGTTCCACGGTTTGGAAAAGGAAGCCTCCGTGCTCGCTGATTCCATGATCGGAAACCTCTATGACGAAGCACGCGTTCCGTTTGCAGCACCGGAAGGATTCAACGGCTCTTGCCGCCTCCACCCGGAAGCTCTCGTTGCAAAGTTCGGCCTCAGCGCAACCGCCGCCGACAAGATGCACAAGGAACTTTTGAAGAAGGGCGCTCTCCTCGCCGACTCCCGCATCAGCCCGAAGCTCCCGCGCAATCTCGCCGCCTTCACGAAATCTTTCGGCGCCATTGCCAAGAGCAACAAGGTCGATGTGAACGAACTCTTCACGCTCCTCCACAGCACGGCACTCAAGTACACCGCTGGTAAGTACTTCCGTCCGGGCATGGTTTTCGCCCTGCTTTATAAGTAA
- a CDS encoding penicillin-binding protein 1A produces the protein MDKFKSFMKILGAAIVKYGSLVWQKIWSVVKIAFANKIFRWFFIFMCPIFVAFIAALAVYIHYSPELPSLSQLEQINPRLVTNIYDKDGQIAHEYFVERREWTSIDSIPVNAIHAVMATEDRAFYKHWGMNVWAIPSALIESAVSGNKLRGASTLTQQLTKLLFLTPERSLSRKIKEMMTAIRIEQTYTKEEILEFYMNEVYLAGGNYGFQAAGKFYFGKPLDSLSIPEYAVLAGMLQRPETYRPDRHPKASKRRRNTVLYAMRDAGYITNEEYRKYIEEPIVLAKKEDVTGTGLYFFEEIRKYMEKKYGENSLYADGVSVYSTIDPEIQAFLDSVAYAQVERVRRRIKYRATRRLQLTKKYDMPEDSVVAHFDSVYTLFKKEYLAADTVRNKRGQYARFPDSIRYHHAEVAAIIIENETGAIRAMVGGSDFNKSKWNRAVQSLRQPGSSFKPIVYSTAMDNGASPCDSVNDQPVTIPDPDDKNPNKVWRPGNFEHDFEGMMTLRRALYKSKNLPAILTGMKYGLSNVVNYARKFGIKRAPLQAVPSLALGSVGATLMEMTSAYTVFPNGGNRIEPYMIESIVDRNGEIVEKNSKVEHEVLRPASAYLMVDMLKDVNVRGTAARVWNSGFRHPSGGKTGTTNDYTDTWYIGFTKQYTMGVWVGSDTPGTMGAGHTGTEDALPIWMATMTKLHKDLPKLPFPVPPGVISRGICNHTGLIAGEFCSEKTYCLYTAGYGPTERCDGNHFSSQTKSADNATLFSNKSVVENNRYEAPQPKKKGKGNDAAPAPKRNTRKMF, from the coding sequence ATGGATAAGTTCAAATCATTCATGAAGATTTTAGGTGCGGCCATCGTCAAGTATGGTTCCCTCGTTTGGCAGAAAATTTGGAGCGTGGTGAAGATTGCCTTTGCCAACAAGATTTTCCGTTGGTTCTTTATTTTCATGTGCCCGATTTTCGTGGCGTTTATCGCTGCGCTGGCCGTCTACATTCATTATTCGCCGGAACTGCCGTCGCTTTCGCAGCTCGAGCAGATTAATCCGCGACTCGTGACGAACATTTACGACAAGGATGGCCAAATTGCGCACGAATACTTCGTGGAACGTCGCGAATGGACTTCCATCGACTCGATTCCGGTGAATGCGATCCATGCCGTGATGGCGACCGAAGACCGTGCGTTCTACAAGCACTGGGGCATGAACGTTTGGGCGATTCCGTCTGCGCTTATCGAAAGTGCCGTCTCGGGCAACAAGCTCCGCGGTGCATCGACCTTGACGCAGCAGCTCACCAAGCTCCTCTTCCTCACGCCGGAACGCTCGCTTTCCCGTAAGATCAAGGAAATGATGACGGCTATCCGCATCGAACAGACCTACACGAAGGAAGAAATTCTCGAATTCTACATGAACGAAGTTTACCTCGCTGGCGGTAACTACGGTTTCCAGGCGGCAGGCAAGTTCTACTTCGGCAAGCCGCTCGATAGCCTTTCTATCCCGGAATACGCTGTGCTCGCGGGCATGTTGCAGCGCCCCGAAACGTACCGCCCCGACCGTCATCCGAAGGCTTCCAAGCGCCGCCGTAACACTGTGCTCTATGCCATGCGCGATGCCGGCTACATCACGAACGAGGAATACCGCAAGTATATTGAAGAGCCGATTGTGCTCGCCAAGAAAGAAGACGTGACCGGAACGGGCCTTTATTTCTTCGAAGAAATACGCAAGTACATGGAAAAGAAGTACGGTGAAAATTCGCTCTATGCCGATGGCGTGTCCGTCTATAGTACGATTGATCCGGAAATCCAGGCGTTCCTTGACAGTGTCGCCTATGCACAGGTTGAACGTGTCCGTCGCCGCATCAAGTACCGCGCTACTCGCAGACTCCAGCTCACCAAGAAGTATGACATGCCTGAAGACAGCGTCGTTGCGCACTTCGATAGCGTCTATACGCTCTTCAAGAAGGAATATCTCGCGGCTGATACTGTCCGCAACAAGCGTGGCCAGTATGCCCGTTTCCCGGACAGTATCCGTTATCATCACGCAGAAGTAGCCGCAATTATAATTGAGAATGAGACTGGTGCAATCCGTGCCATGGTGGGCGGTAGCGACTTCAACAAGTCCAAGTGGAACCGTGCCGTGCAGTCCTTACGCCAGCCGGGTTCTTCGTTCAAGCCGATTGTCTATTCGACCGCAATGGACAACGGCGCTAGCCCCTGCGACTCCGTGAACGACCAGCCGGTGACGATTCCGGATCCGGATGACAAGAACCCGAACAAGGTCTGGCGCCCGGGTAACTTCGAACATGACTTCGAAGGCATGATGACGCTTCGTCGCGCTCTGTACAAGTCCAAGAACCTTCCTGCCATTTTGACCGGTATGAAGTACGGTCTCAGCAACGTGGTGAACTACGCTCGCAAGTTCGGCATCAAGCGTGCTCCGTTGCAGGCGGTCCCGAGCTTGGCGCTTGGTTCCGTGGGTGCAACGCTTATGGAAATGACGTCTGCTTACACCGTGTTCCCGAACGGTGGTAACCGCATCGAACCGTACATGATTGAATCCATCGTGGACCGCAATGGCGAAATTGTCGAAAAGAATTCTAAGGTCGAACATGAAGTCTTGCGCCCGGCTTCGGCATACCTGATGGTCGATATGCTCAAGGACGTGAACGTTCGTGGTACGGCTGCCCGCGTCTGGAACTCCGGTTTCCGCCACCCGAGCGGTGGTAAGACGGGAACGACGAACGATTACACGGATACGTGGTACATCGGCTTTACGAAGCAGTACACGATGGGCGTGTGGGTCGGTTCCGATACGCCGGGGACCATGGGTGCCGGTCATACGGGTACCGAAGACGCTCTCCCGATTTGGATGGCCACGATGACTAAGTTGCACAAGGATTTGCCGAAGCTCCCGTTCCCGGTTCCGCCTGGAGTGATTAGCCGTGGCATCTGCAACCACACGGGTCTTATCGCAGGTGAGTTCTGCTCTGAAAAGACTTACTGCCTCTACACGGCGGGCTACGGCCCGACGGAACGTTGCGATGGCAACCACTTCTCGTCGCAGACAAAGTCTGCTGATAACGCAACGCTGTTTAGCAACAAAAGCGTTGTCGAAAACAACCGCTACGAAGCCCCGCAGCCCAAGAAGAAAGGGAAGGGCAATGACGCGGCCCCTGCTCCCAAGCGCAACACGAGAAAGATGTTCTAG
- a CDS encoding TIGR02147 family protein, giving the protein MLARNRINIYDYSDYRKFLLDFYEIEKSLDPTFSYRVFATAVEMDASLLLKILQGKRHVSPKCVESFVQFFRFKEAKAEYFREMVAYGKAKNDEQVRKHFESLQKMRPAASRELDEARYRYFQQWYYPMIRSALDVFDYHGSDDAASLGESCVPKLTATQVQNAVDALLQLGLAEQRKDGRIVPTDAHLKTKEHWLSASISDYQGSLAELARKSIAETPKEKRDISTLTMALDSKQIDKIREILAETRRAIVNVVNAMPSEICDSVYQLNFQLFPMMKKEER; this is encoded by the coding sequence AAGTTCCTTTTGGACTTTTACGAAATCGAGAAATCGCTGGACCCGACGTTCAGCTATCGTGTGTTTGCTACGGCTGTGGAAATGGATGCGAGCTTGCTTTTGAAAATCTTGCAGGGCAAACGCCACGTTTCTCCCAAGTGCGTTGAATCGTTTGTGCAGTTTTTCCGTTTTAAAGAAGCGAAGGCCGAGTATTTCCGTGAAATGGTCGCCTATGGCAAGGCGAAAAATGATGAACAGGTTCGCAAGCATTTTGAATCTTTGCAAAAAATGCGTCCAGCGGCAAGCCGTGAACTCGACGAGGCGCGCTACCGCTATTTCCAGCAGTGGTATTACCCGATGATCCGCTCGGCGCTAGATGTTTTTGACTATCACGGTTCGGACGATGCCGCATCCCTCGGTGAATCCTGCGTTCCGAAACTCACGGCGACACAGGTGCAGAATGCCGTAGACGCTCTCTTGCAGCTCGGGCTTGCTGAACAGCGCAAGGACGGGCGCATTGTTCCGACCGATGCGCACTTGAAGACTAAAGAGCATTGGCTGAGTGCGTCCATCAGCGATTACCAGGGGAGCCTTGCAGAACTGGCGCGTAAATCCATTGCCGAAACGCCCAAGGAAAAACGTGATATCAGTACGCTTACGATGGCGCTCGATTCCAAACAAATTGACAAAATCCGTGAGATCCTTGCTGAAACTCGCCGTGCGATTGTGAATGTGGTGAATGCGATGCCATCTGAAATTTGTGATAGCGTTTACCAGTTGAATTTTCAGTTGTTTCCAATGATGAAAAAGGAAGAACGATGA
- the purN gene encoding phosphoribosylglycinamide formyltransferase: MFKIGVMASGGGSNFKAIIDHIGEGDLEAQCKFLITNNAGCGAVHHAEEFGIPVRHISGKTHPDQAVFEAAMLEVLDKYDVDLLILAGYMKALPLCMLKRMPDRILNIHPSLLPKFGGKGFFGHHVHEAVLAAHETESGPTVHLVSEEIDRGRILAQTKVPVMPDDTADTLAARVLVQEHALYWRTIRDYAKSLGLH; encoded by the coding sequence ATGTTTAAAATTGGCGTCATGGCTTCCGGCGGTGGAAGCAACTTCAAAGCGATTATTGATCACATTGGCGAGGGTGACCTCGAAGCCCAGTGCAAGTTTTTGATTACGAACAACGCGGGTTGTGGTGCAGTGCATCATGCCGAAGAATTCGGAATCCCGGTTCGCCACATTTCGGGTAAGACTCATCCGGATCAGGCTGTGTTCGAAGCCGCGATGCTCGAAGTTCTCGACAAGTACGATGTAGACCTTTTGATTTTGGCGGGTTACATGAAGGCGCTCCCGCTTTGCATGCTCAAGCGCATGCCGGATCGCATTTTGAACATTCATCCGTCGCTGTTGCCGAAGTTTGGCGGTAAAGGTTTCTTTGGCCATCACGTTCACGAAGCTGTGCTTGCCGCGCACGAAACGGAATCTGGCCCGACGGTGCATCTCGTCAGTGAAGAAATTGACCGCGGTCGCATCTTGGCGCAGACCAAAGTTCCTGTGATGCCAGACGACACTGCTGATACGCTTGCCGCCCGCGTCCTCGTGCAAGAACACGCTTTGTACTGGAGGACTATTCGCGACTACGCCAAGTCGCTGGGTTTGCACTAA
- a CDS encoding ribonuclease HII, whose protein sequence is MKFKLPAFLENIESPVEGEVALRRFAANPLAFGGDLDLFSAGANGALSGNASENSAIVVGIDEVGRGPLAGPVVACAAVLKSPDALLTLNDSKKLSRPKREAMFDAVKDACACYAIASASVEEIDEINILEADFLAMRRALQALGFPGLNETAPEIPIEVKGSLKDAANVILNEAQRNEGSSNGFPNILIAVDGNLKIRGVPAEKQMPIVKGDGRIASISAASILAKVFRDRYMDKLEELYPGYGFDKHAGYGTKAHLDAIRRQGFTPAHRKSFHPKSL, encoded by the coding sequence ATGAAATTTAAACTGCCCGCATTTTTGGAAAACATTGAATCCCCGGTAGAAGGGGAGGTGGCGCTGCGCAGGTTCGCGGCTAATCCTCTCGCCTTTGGCGGTGACTTGGACTTGTTTTCTGCGGGTGCGAATGGAGCGCTTTCTGGAAACGCGTCGGAAAATTCCGCGATTGTCGTGGGCATTGACGAAGTTGGGCGTGGACCGCTCGCGGGTCCTGTTGTCGCTTGTGCTGCCGTGCTCAAGTCGCCCGATGCGCTCTTGACGCTGAACGATTCCAAAAAGCTTTCTCGCCCCAAGCGCGAAGCGATGTTTGATGCGGTCAAGGACGCTTGTGCATGCTATGCGATTGCAAGTGCTAGCGTCGAAGAAATTGACGAAATCAACATTCTTGAAGCGGACTTCTTGGCGATGCGTCGTGCATTGCAAGCGCTCGGATTCCCAGGTCTCAACGAAACTGCTCCTGAAATCCCCATCGAAGTCAAAGGTTCTTTGAAAGACGCCGCAAATGTCATCCTGAATGAAGCGCAGCGAAATGAAGGATCCAGTAACGGTTTCCCTAACATCCTCATTGCTGTCGATGGTAATCTCAAGATTCGCGGCGTTCCTGCCGAAAAACAGATGCCCATCGTCAAAGGCGATGGTCGCATCGCAAGCATCTCGGCCGCCTCGATTCTTGCGAAAGTCTTCCGTGACCGTTATATGGATAAATTAGAAGAACTTTATCCGGGTTACGGTTTTGACAAGCACGCCGGTTACGGCACCAAGGCTCACCTCGACGCCATCCGCCGCCAAGGCTTCACGCCTGCCCACCGCAAAAGCTTCCACCCAAAAAGCTTGTGA